CTGCGCCGACCTGCCCGGAGTGCCCTACCCGCTGGGCACCCCGGGGCAGTTGGAGCACACGGCCACCCTGTGCCGGGAGGCGGGCGCGGCCGTCCTCACCACCGAGGCCGACATCCGCGACCTCCTTGCCATCCGCAAGGCGGTGACCCTCGCCGAGGACCGGTTCGGCCGGATCGACGTCGCCGTCAACAACGCGGGCATCGCCGCACCCTCCGGCAAACCGGTCCACGAGATCGACGAGGACGAGTGGTCCCTGATGATCGACGTCGACCTCTCCGGCGCCTGGCGGGTGATCCGCGAGGTCGGCAAAGCGATGAGCGCCCGGCGCGCCGGCAGCATCGTCAACGTCGCCTCCACCGCCGGACTCGTCGGCTACCGGCACTTCGCCGGCTACGTCGCCGCCAAACACGCCGTCGTCGGCCTCACCAAGGCCGCCGCGCTCGACTACGCACCGACGAAGGTACGCGTCAACGCGGTCTGCCCCGGGTCGGTGCGCGACGACGCGCAGGCCGAGGGCCGGATGCTCGCCGAGATCGCCAGGGCACTGGACGTACCGGTCCACGAACACGAGAAGACCTTCGTCGAGGCGCAGCCCATGAACGCGCTGATCGAACCCGAGGACGTCGCCGCCGCGATCGTCTTCCTCGCCTCGGACGACTCCCGCCAGATCACCGGGTCCGTTCTGACCGTGGACGGCGGCTTCAGCATCCGCTGAGTCCGGCTCCCCCGAGCACCAAGGAGTAGTACGGCCCGTGAACGCCTCACCGCCCGATCCCACCGGCTGCCACGCGATCCGCGTCCGGTCCGCGCACTTCCCGGCGTCCGTCGGCGACCAGGAACTGTGGATCGAGGACGTGCCCGTTCCGGCCACGGACCCCCTCGCCGAGCGCCGTCGGGCCATCGAACTCGCCCGTCCGGCCCACGACATACGCAGGGTTCTGCTCCGGTACGCCGACGGCGTGTCCGACCTGATCGTCGTGAGCCGACGCGGCGGCCATGACCGTACGCCCGTGGACCGGCCGCCGGCCGCGCCCCCTCCCGCCTGGGGTCTGGGCGGCGACGGTCCTGCCGCCGGCTTCTCTGTCGCCCTCGCTCAGCGAGGTCAGAGGAGTGAGGAAGGACAGGCAGGGGACGAGGCGAGCTGGCTCACCGCACTGGCCGTAACCCTGCGCCGCTACGATCCCGACGTCCCGCCGGTCATCGGCACG
This genomic interval from Streptomyces sp. B21-083 contains the following:
- a CDS encoding SDR family oxidoreductase, which codes for MRLHGKSVFVTGAARGLGRATALACAAEGADLTLLDICADLPGVPYPLGTPGQLEHTATLCREAGAAVLTTEADIRDLLAIRKAVTLAEDRFGRIDVAVNNAGIAAPSGKPVHEIDEDEWSLMIDVDLSGAWRVIREVGKAMSARRAGSIVNVASTAGLVGYRHFAGYVAAKHAVVGLTKAAALDYAPTKVRVNAVCPGSVRDDAQAEGRMLAEIARALDVPVHEHEKTFVEAQPMNALIEPEDVAAAIVFLASDDSRQITGSVLTVDGGFSIR